Proteins co-encoded in one Saccharomyces mikatae IFO 1815 strain IFO1815 genome assembly, chromosome: 14 genomic window:
- the NRK1 gene encoding ribosylnicotinamide kinase (similar to Saccharomyces cerevisiae NRK1 (YNL129W); ancestral locus Anc_2.140) — MTSRKVILVALSGCSSSGKTTIAKLTANLFKKATLIHEDDFYKHDEDVPVDAEYNIQNWDSPEALDFELFSKELDVIKQTGKIATKLIHNNNVDDPFTKFHIDKQVWDDLKAKYESIDKDKYEVIIVDGFMIFNNTELSKKFDLKILMRAPYEVLKKRRASRKGYQTLDSFWVDPPYYFDKFVYESYRENHAHLFVNGDVEGSLDPRKSNHIKEFINDDDTQIEIPLMWVCQEILKLCKS; from the coding sequence atgaCTTCGAGGAAAGTGATATTAGTTGCATTAAGCGGATGTTCTTCCAGTGGTAAGACAACGATAGCAAAACTTACAGCAAACTTATTCAAAAAGGCTACATTAATTCACGAAGACGATTTTTACAAACATGACGAGGACGTCCCAGTAGATGCTGAGTATAACATTCAAAATTGGGATTCACCGGAGGCTCTAGattttgaacttttcaGCAAAGAACTAGATGTAATCAAACAAACTGGTAAAATAGCCACTAAACTTATACACAATAACAACGTAGATGATCCCTTCACGAAGTTTCACATTGATAAACAAGTTTGGGATGATTTGAAAGCCAAATATGAGTCAATTGATAAAGACAAGTATGAAGTTATTATTGTAGATGGTTTTAtgattttcaataatacaGAGTTATcgaaaaaatttgatttaaaaatattgatgCGTGCCCCTTATGAAGTACTCAAGAAAAGGAGGGCTTCCAGAAAAGGATACCAAACTTTGGATTCTTTCTGGGTGGATCCACCTTATTATTTTGACAAATTTGTATATGAATCTTATCGTGAGAACCATGCTCATTTATTTGTCAATGGAGATGTGGAAGGCTCACTGGATCCAAGGAAATCAAACCATATTAAAGAATTCataaatgatgatgatactCAAATTGAAATACCTTTAATGTGGGTGTGCCAAGAAATTCTGAAGCTTTGTAAGAGCTAA
- the FAR11 gene encoding Far11p (similar to Saccharomyces cerevisiae FAR11 (YNL127W); ancestral locus Anc_2.143), with amino-acid sequence MNTSGRSHSKGPIIRSVSLEDLKRNSSFKNSLKYKDDMASHKEPLVGTLSNEELLKDLDNMLRSKLNMGKSSFHADKRNKSDGNISALNFKARSGLEGDIRTIDVQQDDNDDNDNGTDNFKLNDNGANMDGNSKKDSNTDNAIEFQDDAEEAEEENEDESFANVDELDGFDLNNSSDGKHAPVNEKGEVDYNMPVDEEFQKSLDQCAASLEERTNAPYALQRAIDWELRMFYSLEEELSEWFCSSDYIHFAQTQTQFKQKVKDPQLFLDDESHAASVIEHLIEDIPNSLESSLLALTYISVGCFAYIGNKSEHSKIIRRNNYIMAPYVQEIVHVFKKIALSCRDDNKNLKKQTILLFHSSTILYFISSICIEGREKNSESIDIVIDVFDKTDLLEFLTKYIESWRWNSRLAMRIRNMILLLFKLIVLQFGDNSVYKKTKSSIYKLHGLTYPSNHPEKLSISPLHYQAFREDITSRFPDYNMPASGLPKDVDKSESLSQFLEIPRPKSKNPLNMTLNVPEKHIATPAPSPPSSPRLVHISEGPRPRKSFQTNMAYPCLYPSDSEGPGDDALQDRIDSYLDKNFDNDIVIPFSTEEAARILSESLEIKLSTKQLWYERDLFMVTERGWKQQLEGQPYDYSTFNHDSGLSKKDRDAICIMQRIDKYYKNCLSSFNSLVFVLLQTMESSLTNNFHRKNEVTDKNLLNMLVPQLEIVRAKELSLKSAAGILHALLKWFKLSHILKFEHLAVVIHDSRYINTCASILSKYSEIYSERVFDKYVQTPNSFWKECSLSNESYHESFSIDDTEDINTGLLPSFAYLLRILRKITGNKTQRLKELPLSIGILFKRYYRLFNLDMYHPILKITRELTPFKNKRWKSEHMELISGVYLYEKLELTDNWVTGKDISGELSDACGQEIALRALLQFYNFQHYETSMEDLGYGHRNSSSQDLLNKESEYLNI; translated from the coding sequence ATGAACACCAGTGGGAGATCTCATTCCAAAGGCCCGATTATAAGGTCAGTGTCTTTGGAGGATCTAAAGAGGAACTCTAGTTTTAAAAACAGCCTAAAGTACAAAGATGATATGGCTTCACATAAGGAACCACTAGTTGGCACATTAAGCAATGAGGAATTGCTAAAAGATCTAGATAACATGTTGCGTAGCAAACTGAACATGGGAAAAAGCAGCTTTCATGCcgataaaagaaataaatcaGATGGTAATATCAGTGCCTTAAATTTTAAGGCTAGATCGGGCCTTGAAGGAGATATTCGTACTATAGATGTACAGCaagatgataatgatgataatgacaaTGGTACAGATAATTTCAAGTTGAACGATAATGGCGCTAACATGGATGGAAATAGTAAGAAAGATAGCAATACTGACAACGCCATTGAATTTCAAGATGATGCTGAAGAAGCCGAAGAAGAGAATGAAGACGAGTCATTTGCTAATGTAGATGAATTGGATGGCTTTGATTTGAACAACTCTTCAGATGGTAAACATGCACCCGTCAATGAAAAGGGTGAGGTTGATTATAATATGCCGGTAgatgaagaatttcaaaaatcaCTTGACCAGTGCGCAGCTTcacttgaagaaagaacaaatgCGCCTTATGCGTTGCAAAGAGCAATAGACTGGGAATTGAGGAtgttttattctttggAGGAGGAACTTTCAGAATGGTTTTGTAGTTCCGATTATATACATTTTGCGCAAACACAGACACAGTTTAAACAGAAAGTCAAGGATCCGCAACTTTTTTTGGATGATGAAAGCCATGCTGCGAGTGTAATTGAACATTTAATTGAGGATATCCCCAATTCTCTAGAATCGAGTTTACTCGCGTTGACGTATATATCTGTGGGATGTTTTGCTTATATAGGTAACAAAAGTGAACATTCAAAGATTATACGACGCAATAACTATATTATGGCTCCTTAtgttcaagaaattgttcacgtttttaaaaaaatagctCTAAGCTGTAGGgatgataataaaaatttaaaaaagcAAACAATCTTGCTATTTCACTCGTCAACAATCCTGTACTTCATATCCAGCATTTGTATTGAAGgtagagaaaaaaattcagagTCGattgatattgttattgaCGTTTTTGACAAAACAGATTTGTTGGAATTTTTAACGAAGTATATTGAGAGTTGGAGATGGAATAGCAGATTAGCTATGCGTATAAGAAACATGATATTGTTGCTTTTCAAGCTTATTGTATTACAGTTTGGTGACAATTCTgtatacaaaaaaacaaaatcatcaatttaTAAACTTCATGGACTGACATATCCATCTAACCATCCAGAAAAACTATCCATTTCTCCGTTACATTATCAAGCATTTAGAGAGGACATAACTTCGCGTTTTCCTGATTATAATATGCCAGCTTCTGGCCTACCAAAAGATGTTGACAAGTCGGAATCTCTCTCCCAGTTTCTAGAAATTCCTCGCccaaaatcaaagaatccTCTAAACATGACACTTAATGTTCCTGAGAAACATATTGCAACACCGGCACCTTCACCACCGAGCTCTCCTCGGTTAGTGCATATAAGTGAAGGTCCTAGGCCCAGAAAATCTTTCCAGACGAACATGGCGTATCCATGTTTATATCCATCTGATAGCGAAGGGCCTGGAGATGACGCTCTGCAAGATAGAATAGATTCCTATCTGgacaaaaattttgataatgatataGTAATTCCTTTTAGTACCGAAGAAGCGGCCAGAATATTGAGTGAGAGTTTGGAGATCAAGCTGAGTACGAAACAACTCTGGTATGAAAGAGACTTGTTTATGGTAACAGAGCGTGGTTGGAAACAGCAGTTAGAAGGGCAGCCATATGATTATTCGACTTTCAACCATGATAGCGGCCTTTCTAAAAAAGACAGAGATGCGATTTGCATTATGCAACGAATCGataaatattataaaaactGTCTTTCAAGCTTCAATTCgcttgtttttgttttgctacaaacaatggaatcaaGCTTGACAAATAACTTCCATAGGAAAAATGAAGTTACCGATAAAAACCTTCTCAATATGTTAGTGCCCCAATTGGAGATTGTGAGAGCTAAAGAATTGTCCCTTAAGTCAGCAGCAGGGATATTACATGCATTATTAAAGTGGTTTAAGTTAAGTcatattttgaagtttgaGCATTTAGCAGTAGTTATTCACGATTCACGATACATCAACACATGCGCCTCTATTTTAAGCAAATATTCTGAAATCTATTCTGAAAGAGTCTTTGATAAATACGTACAAACCCCGAACTCATTTTGGAAAGAGTGTTCGTTGTCTAACGAATCTTACCACGAATCCTTTTCAATAGATGACACAGAGGATATTAACACAGGTCTTCTACCTTCGTTTGCATACCTTTTAAGGATTTTGAGGAAAATAACCGGGAACAAAACACAAAGATTGAAGGAGCTTCCATTATCTATTGGTATCTTGTTCAAACGCTATTATCGGCTCTTCAACCTCGACATGTATCAtccaatattgaaaataacaaGAGAACTTACACCATTTAAAAACAAGAGGTGGAAATCTGAGCATATGGAATTGATATCGGGTGTTTACCTTTATGAAAAACTAGAATTAACGGATAACTGGGTGACAGGAAAGGATATATCTGGAGAGTTGAGTGATGCCTGTGGGCAAGAAATTGCACTCAGAGCGCTGCTTCAGTTTTACAATTTTCAACACTATGAAACCTCCATGGAAGACCTCGGATATGGACACCGTAATAGTTCCAGTCAGGATCTGTTAAACAAGGAATCTGAATATTTAAACATTTGA
- the SPC98 gene encoding Spc98p (similar to Saccharomyces cerevisiae SPC98 (YNL126W); ancestral locus Anc_2.144): MELEPSLFRILEALAPQLLSQAHLQAFVSDVVKLLQSSTKSAAQLNPLINFYKSQLPDSPETTIMWHKIEKFLDALFGIQNTDDMVKYLSVFQSLIPSNDRTIIGQTSNGLNMENLANHEHLLSPVRAPSIYTEASFENMDRFSERKSMISSPNRYIPSSTYSSVTLRQLSNPYYVNTIPEEDILKYVSYTLLATTSALFPFDHEQIQIPSKIPNFESGLLHSIFEAGLLYQNLGYKVEKFRTSNISPMKKALIIDISEELQNYTAFVNNLISSGSVVSLKSLYRELYENIIRLRIYCRFTEHFEELSGDIFLIELDIFKSHGDLTIRKIATDLFNSMVSLYYEYLMNWLTKGLLQATYGEFFIATNTDLNGVDNDLIYHIPIEFDQERVPAFIPKKLAYKIFMIGKSYIFLEKYCKEVQWTNEFSKRYYVLYQSNSYRGISTDFFEIIKDQYSEIINYTNRVLDQKFHYKDVVFALKDILLMGKSDFMDTLIEKASDILATPSDSLPNYKLTRFLQEAVQLSSLRHLMNNSRTTSVINGLDARVLDLGHGSVGWDVFTLDYILYPPLSLILNINRPFGRKEYLRIFNFLWRFKKNNYFYQKEMLKSNDIIRSFKKIRGYNPLIRDITNKLSRISILRTQFQQFNSKMESYYLNCIIEENFKEMTGKLNSTENKTQNQFDLIRLKDGTVELNGILPPKFNVLVNSPRSIPQKYRVEKELNIDELESLHNVFLTNILSHKLFATNVSEIKVGDYSGQPYPTSLVLLLNSVYEFIKVYGSLNKISYEIFIKMNLNDHEASNGLLGNLNAILKEVVIQYKSFKDRLFIFRADLRNDGDEELFLLSKLLR, encoded by the coding sequence ATGGAACTAGAACCTAGTCTTTTCAGAATACTAGAAGCATTGGCTCCACAGTTGTTGTCACAGGCTCACTTGCAGGCGTTTGTATCCGACGTTGTCAAACTGCTACAATCATCCACCAAGTCAGCAGCTCAATTGAATCCTTTGATCAATTTTTACAAGTCACAATTACCAGATTCTCCTGAAACGACAATCATGTGGCAtaagattgaaaaatttctcgATGCTTTATTTGGAATTCAGAATACAGATGATATGGTAAAGTATCTATCCGTTTTTCAATCCCTAATCCCATCCAATGATAGAACGATAATTGGACAAACATCAAACGGGCTCAACATGGAAAATCTGGCTAATCATGAACATCTATTGAGCCCGGTTCGAGCTCCAAGTATATATACAGAAGCttcatttgaaaatatgGACCGATtttcagaaagaaaatccatGATATCTTCACCTAATCGTTATATTCCCTCTTCGACTTATAGTTCTGTCACTTTAAGACAATTATCAAATCCTTACTATGTTAATACTATACCTGAGGAAGATATCCTAAAATATGTCTCATATACATTATTGGCTACCACATCTGCATTATTCCCGTTTGATCACGAGCAAATACAAATTCCATCCAAGATACCCAACTTTGAGAGTGGACTTTTACATTCAATATTCGAAGCAGGTTTACTGTATCAAAATTTGGGTTATaaagttgaaaagtttAGAACGTCCAATATATCCCCCATGAAAAAAGCATTGATTATAGACATTTCAGAAGAATTGCAAAATTACACAGCATTTGTGAACAACCTGATCTCTTCAGGGTCAGTGGTGTCATTAAAATCGTTATATCGTGAACTATATGAAAATATAATAAGACTCCGAATATACTGTAGATTTACAGAACactttgaagaattgaGTGGAGACATATTCTTGATTGAACTagatattttcaaatctcaCGGAGATCTCACTATAAGAAAAATAGCAACAGATTTGTTTAATTCAATGGTTTCCCTTTACTACGAATATTTAATGAATTGGTTAACCAAAGGGCTTCTTCAAGCTACTTATGGAGAATTCTTCATTGCTACAAACACAGATTTAAATGGTGTTGATAATGATCTTATTTACCACATTCCCATAGAATTTGATCAAGAAAGAGTTCCTGCTTTCATACCGAAAAAGTTAGCatataaaatattcatGATCGGAAAATCGTATATTTTCTTAGAAAAATACTGTAAAGAGGTTCAGTGGACAAATGAATTTTCGAAAAGGTATTATGTGCTGTACCAAAGTAACTCTTATAGAGGAATATCTACAgacttttttgaaattataAAGGATCAATATTCTGAAATCATTAATTATACTAATCGTGTTCTAGATCAAAAGTTTCATTATAAGGACGTTGTGTTTGCATTAAAAGATATTCTTCTTATGGGTAAATCTGATTTTATGGACACTCTTATAGAAAAGGCTAGCGATATTCTTGCAACACCATCAGATTCATTGCCAAATTATAAGTTAACTAGATTTTTACAGGAGGCGGTacaactttcttctttaagaCATTTAATGAATAATTCTCGCACCACTTCCGTCATTAATGGTTTGGATGCGAGGGTACTCGACCTGGGACATGGGTCGGTAGGTTGGGATGTTTTCACTTTAGATTACATACTCTATCCTCCCTTAAGTTTAATATTGAACATAAATCGTCCTTTTGGTAGAAAAGAGTATTTaagaattttcaattttttatggagattcaaaaagaataattaCTTCTATCAAAAGGAAATGTTGAAAAGTAATGACATTATCAgatcattcaaaaaaatcagagGTTATAACCCTCTTATCCGCGATATTACCAATAAACTTTCCAGAATCAGCATACTTAGGACTcaatttcaacaattcaACTCTAAAATGGAATCTTATTATTTGAACTGCATTATAGAGGAAAACTTCAAGGAAATGACCGGAAAACTAAACAGcacagaaaataaaactcaAAATCAATTTGATTTAATTAGATTAAAGGATGGCACCGTAGAATTAAACGGAATACTACCCCCAAAATTTAACGTACTAGTTAACTCTCCAAGAAGTATACCTCAAAAATACAGGGTTGAAAAGGAACtaaatattgatgaattagAAAGCCTACACAATGTGTTCCTGACgaatattctttctcatAAACTTTTTGCAACTAATGTGAGTGAAATAAAGGTCGGTGATTATTCCGGTCAACCATACCCAACTTCGTTAGTTTTACTTTTGAACTCAGTCTATGaatttatcaaagtttATGGCAGTTTGAACAAAATTTCTTACgaaatttttatcaaaatgaATCTCAACGACCATGAAGCATCTAATGGATTATTAGGAAATTTAAATGCAATCTTGAAGGAAGTCGTCATCCAGTACAAGAGTTTCAAAGACAGATTGTTTATCTTTAGGGCAGATTTAAGAAATGATGGCGATGAAGAGCTTTTCTTACTAAGCAAATTATTGCGTTAA
- the ESBP6 gene encoding Esbp6p (similar to Saccharomyces cerevisiae ESBP6 (YNL125C); ancestral locus Anc_2.145): protein MISQSKDNVSGCSEMGSETSSEVSSINSSPPVSYSKASIAGPAPLSGLHSIKSDDVSRKLSISRTLTSRLNDIKKAVDDDNAQTEKASADVNKILESRFDVADAIRLQQNESQQSKLNIPVSRPGTAGVSSRGQSSSSSSSNENVSTEAKPSTDSKLMRNRIYPASTEGSDKDVEAQGISEFEPDEPTVRRVFTNKSTGQLELPPDGGYGWVVTFCVFLTMFSTWGCNASFGVDLAYYLNHDTYPGASKYDYALIAGLTVFLGQILSPFVMALMRIIGLRTTMLFGDALMLAAYLLASFTTKLWQLYLTQGVMIGCSISLIFIPATTLLPGWFLKKRAVAMGVSLLGTGAGGVVYGLATNKMLSDFGNTRWCLRILGISCSLSVLVAIALVKERNPTPIVGLRSPRLMFEQLKAMFSLKVITKPFVSLIALWFMFALFAYNLMVFTLSSYAISKGLSAHDATTLTAILNGSQAIGRPLMGLAGDKFGRANVTIVLTSLLTLYMFAFWIPAHTFVQLIFFSILVGSCVGVANVMNTVLIADMVKPEEFLPAWAFVNYCGAPFLLVCEVIAQALTVENDKSNPYLHAQIFCGCCFIAALILISILREYSIRLKLTERQAMTNEKLNEWKPGEYDTDSTDENWSKLRDRKSKYDLLLGPGLKKYFLRMVYPMKV from the coding sequence atgatatCACAATCAAAGGACAACGTCTCTGGCTGCTCAGAAATGGGTTCTGAAACATCTTCTGaagtttcttcaataaattcttcACCGCCTGTATCGTACTCCAAGGCTTCTATTGCTGGTCCGGCTCCGCTTTCTGGTCTGCACAGCATCAAATCAGACGATGTCTCGAGAAAATTGTCTATAAGTAGAACTTTAACAAGCCGGTTGAATGATATTAAGAAAGCTGTTGATGACGACAACGCGCAGACGGAGAAGGCTTCTGCAGACGttaataaaatattagaGTCGAGATTTGATGTGGCAGATGCAATCAGGCTACAGCAAAACGAGTCACAGCAGTCAAAGCTAAACATCCCCGTGTCTCGTCCTGGTACTGCAGGCGTCTCATCGCGGGGAcagtcttcttcttcttcctcttctaaCGAAAATGTCAGCACAGAAGCTAAGCCTTCCACGGACTCCAAACTCATGAGGAATAGGATATATCCAGCCTCCACCGAAGGCTCTGACAAGGATGTTGAGGCCCAAGGAATATCTGAGTTCGAGCCTGATGAGCCGACTGTGAGGAGAGTGTTCACCAACAAGTCTACCGGGCAGCTGGAACTGCCTCCCGACGGTGGGTATGGTTGGGTCGTGACATTCTGTGTGTTTTTGACCATGTTTTCGACATGGGGCTGTAACGCATCCTTTGGTGTCGACCTTGCCTACTATTTAAATCACGATACTTACCCCGGCGCCTCAAAATATGACTACGCATTAATTGCTGGTCTCACTGTGTTCCTTGGTCAAATCTTATCACCATTTGTAATGGCCTTGATGAGGATAATCGGTCTACGAACAACCATGCTTTTCGGCGATGCCCTGATGCTTGCCGCGTATCTCTTGGCCTCCTTTACAACTAAGTTATGGCAATTGTATCTAACTCAAGGTGTTATGATCGGTTGTTCAATATCGCTGATATTTATTCCAGCAACAACCCTTTTACCAGGAtggtttttgaaaaaaagagccGTCGCAATGGGTGTCTCATTGTTGGGTACCGGTGCTGGCGGTGTCGTTTACGGCTTGGCTACAAATAAAATGCTTTCAGACTTCGGAAACACAAGATGGTGTCTTCGTATCTTAGGTATTTCATGTAGCCTAAGTGTTCTCGTTGCTATTGCTTTGGTGAAGGAAAGAAATCCTACACCCATTGTCGGCTTGAGATCTCCTCGACTCATGTTTGAGCAACTCAAAGCAATGTTTTCACTAAAAGTTATAACCAAGCCATTCGTATCGCTGATTGCCCTGTGGTTCATGTTCGCATTGTTTGCCTACAATTTAATGGTTTTCACTCTGTCTTCATATGCAATCTCTAAAGGATTATCTGCACACGACGCCACCACGTTGACTGCCATTTTAAATGGTTCCCAAGCCATTGGGAGACCTCTAATGGGTCTTGCAGGCGATAAGTTTGGTAGGGCAAACGTAACCATCGTATTAACCTCTTTGCTAACACTATACATGTTTGCCTTTTGGATCCCTGCACATACTTTTGTCCAGCTAATCTTCTTCTCAATTTTGGTTGGCTCATGCGTTGGTGTCGCCAACGTTATGAATACTGTTTTGATTGCTGATATGGTTAAACCAGAAGAGTTTCTGCCTGCTTGGGCCTTCGTTAATTACTGCGGTGCCCCATTCTTATTGGTGTGTGAGGTGATCGCACAGGCATTGACAGTAGAAAACGATAAGAGCAATCCTTATTTGCATGCACAGATCTTTTGCGGTTGTTGCTTTATTGCTGCGCTGATTTTGATCTCTATTCTTCGTGAATATTCTATAAGACTGAAACTAACAGAAAGACAAGCTATGACAAACGAAAAGTTGAACGAGTGGAAGCCTGGCGAATACGATACCGATTCTACAGATGAAAATTGGTCTAAATTAAGAGATAGAAAGTCCAAGTATGACCTTCTTTTGGGTCCTGGGCTCAAAAAATACTTCCTTAGGATGGTATACCCAATGAAAGTATAA
- the TEP1 gene encoding putative phosphatidylinositol-3,4,5-trisphosphate 3-phosphatase (similar to Saccharomyces cerevisiae TEP1 (YNL128W); ancestral locus Anc_2.141): MKGSCSKWKPVNIMKKVLSLPMKKNKNDIGLKLDVSYILFNLIVCSYPVSTYPKLLYRNSLDDLLLFLTVYHGKGNFRIFNFRAEKEDGDYKDKDLIDITTKYENRDFEIQELRSTLINDGKIPISPIDLETGTLVEEDTDSIICERIGWLDHFPPPFDLLENIVDTIENYLSASKNRVAVLHCRMGKGRSGMITIAYLMKYLQCPLGEARLIFMQARFKYGMTNGVTIPSQLRYLRYHEFFITHEKAVQEGISNEAVKFKFKFRLAKITFLHPSSLISSGSAIVTTKIQHYNDDRDILVTRKALYSDIMVHESNGNMVFIFDRDYLILENDLRIEFTLGTNKSKAASNIISWTSYASCWLNIYLETLIHIIKDDSSPDYFLVEKLNKEETLHTTISWQELDGFGELSTHGLKLFQALRLEWETI; encoded by the coding sequence atgaagggAAGCTGTTCTAAATGGAAACCAGTTAAcataatgaagaaagtattATCTTTGcctatgaaaaaaaacaagaacgATATAGGTTTGAAGTTAGATGTTTCTTATATCCTATTTAATCTAATAGTTTGCTCATACCCGGTAAGTACATATCCAAAACTACTCTATAGGAATAGCCTAGATGACTTACTATTGTTCTTGACGGTATATCATGGTAAGGGAAATTTTAGGATTTTTAACTTCAGAGCTGAGAAAGAAGATGGTGATTATAAAGACAAAGACCTGATTGACATCACTACTAAATATGAGAACagagattttgaaattcaagaacttcGTTCAACTCTCATTAATGATGGAAAGATACCGATATCGCCTATTGACCTTGAAACGGGAACATTGGTGGAAGAAGACACCGATAGTATTATTTGCGAAAGGATTGGTTGGTTGGATCATTTTCCGCCGCCATTTGACTTACTGGAAAATATTGTAGACACTATAGAGAATTACTTGTCCGCCTCGAAGAATAGAGTAGCTGTTTTACATTGTCGAATGGGCAAAGGCCGATCCGGTATGATTACCATAGCATATCTCATGAAATACTTGCAATGTCCTCTTGGAGAAGCAAGGCTGATATTTATGCAGGCTAGGTTCAAATACGGGATGACAAATGGTGTCACGATACCGTCTCAATTAAGATATTTGAGGTACCACGAGTTTTTCATCACCCATGAGAAAGCAGTCCAAGAAGGAATTTCCAATGAGGCAGTAAAATTTAAGTTCAAATTTAGACTTGCTAAAATTACATTTCTCCACCCATCAAGCTTAATATCATCTGGCTCGGCTATTGTAACAACTAAGATCCAGCACTACAACGATGATAGAGATATTTTAGTAACCCGAAAAGCACTATATTCGGATATTATGGTACATGAAAGCAATGGAAACatggtttttatttttgataggGACTACCTGATCCTTGAAAACGATCTTCGGATCGAATTTACTCTGGGCACTAACAAGTCTAAAGCCGCCAGTAACATAATATCATGGACATCGTACGCAAGCTGTTGGTTGAATATTTACCTCGAAACTTTAATCCACATAATTAAGGATGATTCTTCACCAGATTACTTTCTAGTAGAAAAGTTAAATAAGGAAGAAACGCTTCATACAACTATAAGCTGGCAAGAGTTAGATGGTTTTGGGGAACTTAGCACTCACGGTTTGAAATTATTTCAGGCATTGAGATTAGAATGGGAAACTATATAA